One genomic region from Amphiprion ocellaris isolate individual 3 ecotype Okinawa chromosome 20, ASM2253959v1, whole genome shotgun sequence encodes:
- the si:ch211-266g18.10 gene encoding titin isoform X43 gives MAEGAKPASATAAGGSNGAAAPQPGFLRSGALSLLNKLKVSVELLIALAALLSWVVVGVVMFDFVEYKAVPDIQQIITDPVKAVNDAVDEATSLLNKFQECAPDLSDPMSAATYAAEEISAAKDGVVRYFSDEEGTFYLSYIDPVVIGRRAFHSTNDFMCGVVGGCRDTLCTVVDSILDTIQEINKGKIDLSYIDPVVIGRGVFNVTNEFVCGVVGYIQGVLCSILDTILDVVKGVTDISFIDPVVIGRNTFGATNDFVNGIVGYIQSVLCTIIDSILEIVKGTTDISFIDPVVIGRNVFSVTNDFVSGIAGYIQDVLCVILDVILDTLKDIQQAVGFSPMSVLKTTADITKEQISMLVSYFSATLIGEEGIMPEVSLDPMKVVEDAVLEFTDKKDLFVAYMSSMLVGDQGEPAAPPVVNVVTEKDEAVAAPSDINLVRRKGEFLPPFEKVAEILHTAKDEAAPAAELSEDSKTEEEEEEKEEEEEEEEAEVPPEAASEADVQDAEEDEVKHVDLEEKESETPLEEEILDHDSKEEEKEEADKEEEEEIITEEAAEQLEKEEGEEQEEDKKEEEGEEDQGKTEEAVDEEDEEAQAADGVVEDKEEEEEIKTEDVLVEEEEEEVEEEIKTEDYLVEEEEEEVEEEIKTDDVLVEEEEEEEEEEIKTEDDLVEEEEEKEEEEIKTEDDLVEEEEEEEEEEIETEDALVEEEEEEEEETKTIDALVEEEEEEETKTEDALLEDEDEEEEEEAKPEEVLLEDEEKEKEEEETKTEEDLAEDEDEEKEEETKTEDVLLEDEDEEEEEEEDEEDDKTKTDKDLAEDVEKEEPKLEDLAEEEEEEEEEEEEEEEEQEEEEEVKSEEEDERVQQTIKITDDDARDQFEKTDEEDQDLEMDNEDEEEEEGEKLDYVEIKEDDKDAEEEPLVQQLDLKILASEKLHIDQIPESEEETLLPEHDEDEFADIVDDHDENNNNSESRKTEPKRKRKVHVPFEKLRRVGSRAPHKEEHLSKHEKVLKEAKERHAIKEVKDAIVKEEEPVKKALKEEEDAKKLPKEKKQVKKLLKEEKEIKKPSKEKKEVKKPAKEEEEVKKPLKEEKVKKQLKEEKEVKKPPKEHKEVRKHKRLSKKEEEVKERPKEEKEIKKPLRDKKEVKKPPREEKETKKPPKEEKEIKKPPKKEKEEKRPPKAAEVTKEEKKPPKEEKEEKKPIKEAKDKHKPENKEERALKKERDVKKPLKEEKEVKKSPKEEERPSKKEKEVRKLLKEEKEAKKPAKEDKEEEKPLKTEREEKIPSKKQKEVKKPPKEEKEVKKPPKEEKEVKKPQKEEKEPKKPTKDEKEPEKPTKDEKEPKKPTKEEKEIKKPQKEDKEVKKPLKKEKEEKETPKEKREVKKPSKEDKKEKKPIKEETEDEKPHKEAKIPTKDEKEVKKPHKEEKEVKKPPKEEKEGKKPLKDKEIEKLLKQVKEEKESPKDKKGVKQPSEDKKVKKPIKDEKEEKKPLEEKREMKKPSKEDKEEKKPLKEKKEVKKPSEEEKKPLKEKKEVKKPSEEEKKPLKEKKEVKKPSEEEKKPLKEKKEVKKPSEEEKKPLKEKKEVKKPSEEEKKPLKEKKEVKKPSEEEKKPLKEREVKTPPKEDKKEKEEKKPIKEAKKEAESKKEKISKDGKEPIKPSKQEKEIKTTTKEDKEPTKKRVTKTEAKPKKSAKRIKVVKKEVASVLKKEHLNVTKAAEEPKKSAKVLKFAKKQIAPALKKEHKNVTKAAEVPEVPKVTAKPEVTKKVAAPKEAKKEPKQKIKRKPVKPDIDAVKEKEKAAPKKKEAEVSELKPKPGQKDAAVTKEKAKRAPPKKEVPKKKAKAAPAKKEAAAPKEKVKPVILTKEQEGAPKNATLAKERVKIVPMKKVVKAPKKEVKAVSAKTKSAKIKTKPTPVVKEAEAPHKNVSLTKEKVKVVPLKKVPVTPKEKVKAAPTKKEAEVLKEKKAEPVTPKKEAELLKEKKPEPVTPKKEAKVLKEKKPEPVTPKKASVAKTKPAPVVKEAEAPHKNVSLSKERVKVVPLKKVPVTPKEKVKPAPTKKEAEVLKEKKAEPVTPKKAPVSKAKPAPAKKKKVPVTPKEKVEPAPTKKDAEVLKEKKAEPVIPKKAPVSKAKPAPAKKKKEVEAPKEKVKPVILTKEQEGAPKNATLAKERVKIVPMKKEVKVPKEKVKVSAKTKPAKIKTKPTPVVKEAEAPHKNISLTKEKVKVVPLKKVPVTLKEKVKPAPVKKEAEVLKEKKAEPVTPKKVPVTPKEKVKPAPTKKEAEIVKEKKAEPVTPKKAPVTKAKPAKKKKEVETPKEKAKPVILTKEQEGAPKNATLAKERVKIVPMKKVVKAPKEKVKVSAKIKPAKIKTKPAPVLKEAEVPQKNISLTKEKAKVVPLKKVPVTPKEKVKPAPTTKEAEVLKEKKAEPVTPKKAPVAKAKPAPAKKKKEVEAPKEKAKPAAVKKEAKPALAKKVEVAKEKPKPAQEKKAPSKKEAEIKKEKLKSLLKKEPKVTKEKVKPAVKKDILRKKIKPVHVKKEVEAPKEKDKPAAVKKAMLRKKTKAVPVRRVEKKAEKEEKAKEDRVLKEIQESAKKEKAATKKAAKEEKVKAEPSVSDSLLMEDELPYFQCFFVDEDEAQFPFYAFSPLQI, from the exons ggGCCAAACCTGCCTCTGCTACTGCAGCCGGTGGCTCCAATGGAGCAGCAGCACCACAGCCGGGCTTCCTCAGATCCGGAGCTCTGAGTCTCCTCAATAAGCTGAAGGTGTCCGTGGAGCTGCTGATCGCCCTGGCTGCTCTGCTCTCCTGGGTGGTCGTGGGTGTGGTGATGTTTGACTTTGTGGAGTACAAAGCAGTCCCTG ACATTCAGCAAATCATTACGGACCCTGTTAAAGCTGTAAACGATGCTGTGGATGAAGCCACCAGCCTGCTCAATAAGTTTCAAG AATGTGCACCTGATTTAAGTGACCCCATGTCTGCTGCCACTTATGCAGCTGAGGAAATATCAGCAGCAAAAGATGGAGTTGTTCGATACTTTTCAGATGAGGAAG GGACCTTCTACCTCAGCTACATCGACCCTGTTGTCATTGGTAGACGAGCTTTCCATTCAACTAATGACTTCATGTGTGGAGTGGTGGGCGGCTGCAGGGACACACTATGTACTGTTGTGGACTCTATATTAGATACCATACAGGAGATAAATAAAG GAAAAATTGATCTTAGCTACATAGACCCTGTGGTAATAGGCAGAGGTGTCTTCAATGTTACTAATGAGTTCGTGTGTGGAGTGGTGGGCTACATCCAGGGTGTGCTCTGTTCGATACTGGACACTATACTGGATGTAGTGAAAG gagtCACTGACATTAGCTTCATAGACCCAGTAGTAATCGGCAGGAATACCTTCGGCGCTACTAATGACTTTGTGAATGGAATAGTGGGCTACATCCAGAGCGTACTCTGTACCATCATAGACAGTATCCTGGAAATAGTTAAAG gaACAACTGACATTAGCTTCATTGACCCTGTGGTTATTGGCAGGAATGTCTTCAGTGTTACTAATGACTTTGTGAGTGGAATAGCAGGATACATCCAGGATGTGCTCTGTGTAATCTTGGATGTGATACTGGACACATTAAAAG ATATTCAGCAGGCAGTGGGATTCAGTCCCATGTCGGTTCTGAAGACAACTGCGGACATCACCAAAGAACAGATCAGCATGCTTGTGAGCTACTTCTCAGCAACACTGATTGGTGAAGAAG gaaTCATGCCTGAAGTGTCCCTCGACCCCATGAAGGTTGTTGAGGATGCAGTGCTGGAGTTCACAGACAAGAAAGATTTGTTTGTGGCTTATATGTCAAGCATGTTGGTTGGTGATCAAG gTGAACCTGCCGCCCCTCCAGTTGTAAATGTAGTAACTGAAAAAG ATGAAGCTGTCGCTGCCCCATCTGACATCAATTTGGTGAGAAGGAAAG GTGAATTTCTGCCTCCATTTGAAAAAG TTGCAGAGATCTTACACACTGCCAAAGATGAAGCTGCTCCTGCTGCAGAGTTAAGTGAAGACTCaaagacggaggaggaggaggaggagaaggaggaggaggaggaggaggaggaggctgaagTGCCACCTGAAGCCGCTAGTGAAGCAGATGTGCAGGATGCAGAGGAAGATGAGG TGAAACATGTCGACCTTGAAGAAAAAGAATCTGAAACTCCTCTGGAGGAGGAAATCCTTGATCATGACagcaaggaggaggagaaggaagaggctgataaagaggaagaagaggagattATAACAGAGGAAGCTGCAGAGCAGTTGGAGAAAGAGGAAGgcgaggaacaggaggaggacaaaaaagaagaggagggtgAAGAAGATCAAGGAAAGACAGAGGAGGCTGTGgatgaagaagatgaggagGCACAAGCAGCAGACGGGGTGGTAGaagacaaagaggaggaggaggagatcaaaactgaagatgttttggtagaagaagaggaggaggaagtggaggaggagatcAAAACTGAAGATTATTTggtagaagaagaggaggaggaagtggaggaggagatcaaaactgatgatgttttggtagaagaagaggaggaggaagaggaggaggagatcaaAACTGAAGATGATTTggtagaagaagaggaggagaaagaggaggaggagatcaaAACTGAAGATGATTTggtagaagaagaggaggaggaagaggaggaggagatcgaAACTGAAGATGCTTTggtagaagaagaggaggaggaagaggaggagaccaAAACAATAGATGCTTtggtagaagaggaggaggaggaggagaccaaaacagaagaTGCTTTGctagaagatgaagatgaggaggaggaggaggaggccaaaCCTGAAGAAGTTTTGTTAGAagatgaggagaaggagaaagaggaggaggagaccaaaacagaagaagacttggcagaagatgaagatgaggagaaggaggaggagaccaAAACTGAAGATGTTTTGTTAGAAGacgaagatgaggaggaggaggaggaggaggatgaggaagatgaTAAGACCAAAACTGACAAAGACTTGGCAGAAGATGTGGAGAAGGAGGAACCAAAACTTGAAGACCtagcagaagaagaggaggaggaggaggaggaagaggaggaggaggaggaagagcaagaggaggaggaggaggttaaGTCAGAAGAAGAGGATGAAAGAGTCCAacaaaccatcaaaattacTGACGATGATGCCAGAGATCAGTTCGAGAAAACTGATGAAGAAGATCAGGATCTAGAAATGGACaatgaggatgaagaggaggaggaaggagaaaaactGGACTATGTAGAGATCAAGGAGGATGATAAAGATGCAGAAGAAGAACCATTAGTCCAACAGCTTGATCTTAAAATTCTGGCATCAGAAAAGCTCCATATTGATCAGATACCTGAATCTGAAGAAGAAACTTTACTACCTGAACATGATGAAGACGAATTCGCTGACATTGTTGATGATCAcgatgaaaacaacaacaacagtgagAGCAGAAAGACTGAGCCTAAACGTAAGAGGAAGGTTCATGTTCCCTTTGAGAAGCTCAGACGAGTCGGATCCAGAGCGCCTCACAAAGAAGAACATCTCAGCAAACATGAGAAAG TTCTCAAAGAGGCAAAGGAAAGACATGCAATTAAAGAAGTTAAAGATGCCATTGTTAAAG AAGAGGAGCCAGTGAAGAAGGCTCtcaaagaagaggaagatgcGAAGAAGCTGcccaaagaaaagaaacaagtaAAGAAACTCCtcaaagaagagaaagaaataaagaaaccctctaaagaaaagaaagaggtgAAGAAACCAGccaaagaagaggaggaagtcaAGAAACCTCTCAAAGAAGAGAAGGTGAAGAAACAactcaaagaagaaaaagaagtcaAGAAACCACCTAAAGAGCACAAAGAAGTAAGGAAACATAAGAGACTTTctaaaaaagaggaagaagtgaAAGAACGAcccaaagaagaaaaagaaatcaagaaaCCTCTTAGAGACAAGAAAGAAGTGAAGAAGCCACctagagaagagaaagaaaccaAGAAACCTCctaaagaggagaaagaaattAAGAAACCTCCcaaaaaggagaaagaggagaagagacCTCCTAAAGCTGCAGAAGTGacgaaagaagagaagaaacctcctaaagaagagaaagaggagaagaaaccTATTAAAGAAGCTAAAGATAAAcataaacctgaaaataaagaGGAGAGGGCCCTTAAAAAGGAGAGGGATGTGAAGAAACCTCttaaagaagagaaagaggtAAAGAAATCTCccaaagaagaggagagaccatctaagaaggagaaagaagttAGGAAACTTCtcaaggaggaaaaagaagccAAGAAACCAGCCAAAGaagacaaggaggaggagaaacctctcaaaacagagagagaagagaagataccttctaaaaaacagaaagaagtgaAGAAACCACccaaagaagagaaagaagtcaAGAAACCACccaaagaagagaaagaagtcaAGAAACCtcaaaaagaagagaaagaaccCAAGAAACCTACCAAAGATGAGAAAGAACCCGAGAAACCTACCAAAGACGAAAAAGAACCCAAGAAACCTAccaaagaagagaaagaaatcaAGAAACCTCAAAAGGAAGATAAAGAAGTTAAGAAACctctgaaaaaagagaaagaagaaaaggaaactcccaaagaaaagagagaagtgAAGAAACCTtccaaagaagacaaaaaggagaagaaacctatcaaagaagagacagaagatGAGAAACCTCACAAAGAAGCCAAGATACCTACCAAAGATGAGAAAGAAGTAAAGAAACCTCacaaggaagagaaagaagttAAGAAACCTcccaaagaagaaaaagaaggaaagaaacctCTCAAAGATAAGGAAATTGAGAAACTCCTCAAACAAGTCAAAGAAGAAAAGGAATCTCCCAAAGACAAGAAAGGAGTGAAGCAACCTTCAGAagacaaaaaagtcaagaaacCTATCAAAGatgagaaagaagagaagaaacctcttgaagaaaagagagaaatgaaGAAACCTTCCAAAGAGgacaaagaggaaaagaaaccccttaaagaaaagaaggaagtaAAGAAAccttctgaagaagaaaagaaaccccttaaagaaaagaaggaagtgAAGAAGccttctgaagaagaaaagaaaccccttaaagaaaagaaggaagtgAAGAAAccttctgaagaagaaaagaaaccccttaaagaaaagaaggaagtgAAGAAGccttctgaagaagaaaagaaaccccttaaagaaaagaaggaagtgAAGAAAccttctgaagaagaaaagaaaccccttaaagaaaagaaggaagtgAAGAAACCTtctgaagaagagaagaaaccCCTTAAAGAAAGGGAGGTGAAGACACCTCCCAAAGAagataaaaaagagaaagaggagaagaaaccTATTAAAGAAGCCAAAAAAGAGGCAgaatcaaagaaagaaaagatttcAAAAGATGGAAAGGAACCAATAAAGCCTTCTAAACAAGAGAAAGAAATCAAGACAACTaccaaagaagacaaagaacCAACGAAGAAGAGAGTCACCAAGACAG AAGCTAAACCCAAAAAGTCTGCAAAGAGAATTAAAGTAGTCAAGAAGGAAGTTGCATCTGTCCTCAAGAAGGAGCATCTTAATGTTACCAAAGCAG CTGAAGAACCCAAGAAGTCTGCAAAGGTGCTTAAATTTGCTAAAAAGCAAATAGCTCCTGCCCTGAAAAAGGAACATAAGAATGTTACTAAAGCAG CAGAGGTTCCTGAAGTCCCAAAGGTGACAGCCAAACCAGAAGTGACAAAGAAAG TGGCAGCTCCCAAGGAGGCCAAGAAGGAACCAAAGCAAAAAATCAAACGTAAACCTGTAAAACCag ATATCGATGCAgtgaaggaaaaggaaaaagcagCCCCTAAAAAGAAAG aaGCTGAAGTTTCTGAACTAAAGCCCAAACCTGGTCAGAAAG atgCTGCAGTTACTAAAGAAAAAGCCAAGCGAGCTCCACCAAAGAAGG AAGTTccaaagaaaaaggccaaagCAGCTCCAGCAAAGAAAG AGGCTGCTGCTCCTAAAGAAAAGGTCAAACCAGTCATCTTGACCAAAG AACAAGAAGGTGCTCCCAAAAATGCCACTCTGGCCAAAGAGAGGGTCAAAATAGTGCCTATGAAGAAAG TGGTCAAGGcaccaaaaaaagaagtcaaagcTGTCTCTGCAAAGACAA aatctgcaaaaatcaagacaaaaccAACACCGGTAGTTAAAG agGCAGAAGCACCACACAAAAATGTGTCTCTAACAAAGGAGAAGGTGAAGGTGGTGCCACTGAAGAAAG TGCCTGTAACTCCGAAAGAAAAAGTCAAAGCAGCACCAACAAAAAAAG AAGCTGAAGTTCTCAAGGAGAAGAAGGCTGAGCCAGTGACTCCAAAGAAAG AAGCTGAACTTCTCAAGGAGAAGAAGCCTGAGCCAGTGACTCCCAAGAAAG aaGCCAAAGTTCTTAAGGAGAAGAAGCCTGAGCCAGTGACTCCCAAGAAAG CATCTGTTGCTAAGACAAAACCAGCACCAGTTGTTAAAG aggCAGAAGCACCACACAAAAATGTGTCTCTAAGCAAGGAAAGGGTGAAGGTGGTGCCACTGAAGAAAG tgcCTGTAACTCCGAAAGAAAAAGTCAAACCAGCACCAACAAAGAAAG AAGCTGAAGTTCTCAAGGAGAAGAAGGCTGAGCCAGTGACTCCAAAGAAAG caCCTGTTTCTAAGGCAAAACCAGCACCTGCTAAAAAGAAGAAAG tGCCTGTGActccaaaagaaaaagttgaaCCAGCACCAACAAAAAAAG ATGCTGAAGTTCTCAAGGAGAAGAAGGCTGAGCCAGTGATTCCCAAGAAAG CACCTGTTTCTAAGGCAAAACCAGCACCTGCTAAAAAGAAGAAAG AAGTGGAGGCTCCTAAGGAAAAGGTCAAACCAGTCATCTTGACCAAAG AACAAGAAGGTGCTCCCAAAAATGCCACTCTGGCCAAAGAGAGGGTCAAAATAGTGCCTATGAAGAAAG aggtCAAGGTGCCAAAAGAGAAGGTCAAAGTCTCTGCAAAGACAA aACCTgcaaaaatcaagacaaaaccAACACCAGTAGTAAAAG aGGCAGAAGCACCACACAAAAATATCTCTCTAACCAAGGAGAAGGTGAAGGTGGTGCCACTGAAGAAAG tGCCTGTAACTCTGAAAGAAAAAGTCAAACCAGCACCAGTGAAAAAAG AAGCTGAAGTTCTCAAGGAGAAGAAGGCTGAGCCAGTGACTCCCAAGAAAG TGCCTGTAACTCcgaaagaaaaagtgaaaccaGCACCAACTAAAAAAG AAGCTGAAATTGTCAAGGAAAAGAAGGCTGAGCCAGTGACTCCCAAGAAAG CACCTGTTACAAAGGCAAAACctgctaaaaagaaaaaag aagtgGAGACTCCAAAAGAAAAGGCCAAACCAGTCATCTTGACCAAAG AACAAGAAGGTGCTCCCAAAAATGCCACTCTGGCCAAAGAAAGGGTCAAAATAGTGCCTATGAAGAAAG tgGTCAAAGCACCAAAAGAGAAAGTCAAAGTCTCTGCTAAGATAA AACCTgcaaaaatcaagacaaaaccAGCACCAGTGCTTAAAG AGGCAGAAGTACCACAGAAAAATATCTCTCTAACAAAGGAGAAGGCCAAAGTGGTGCCACTGAAGAAAG tGCCTGTAActccaaaagaaaaagtgaaaccaGCACCAACAACAAAAG AAGCTGAAGTTCTCAAGGAGAAGAAGGCTGAGCCAGTGACTCCCAAGAAAG CACCTGTTGCTAAGGCAAAACCAGCACCTGCTAAAAAGAAGAAAG AAGTGGAGGCTCCTAAAGAAAAGGCCAAACCTGCTGCAGTAAAGAAAG AGGCCAAGCCAGCCCTGGCCAAAAAAG TAGAGGTTGCAAAGGAGAAACCTAAACCAGCTCAAGAAAAGAAAg CTCCTTCtaaaaaagaagctgaaataaagaaggaaaagctcaaatCCCTCCTAAAGAAAG AGCCCAaagtaacaaaagaaaaagtcaaaccAGCTGttaaaaaag ACATTTTGAGGAAAAAGATCAAACCTGTCCACGTGAAGAAAG AAGTGGAGGCTCCTAAAGAAAAGGACAAACCTGCAGCAGTAAAGAAAG CCATGTTGAGGAAAAAGACCAAAGCAGTCCCTGTGAGGAGAG ttgagaagaaggcagaaaaggaggagaaagctAAAG AGGATCGAGTTCTTAAAGAGATACAGGAGTCTGCAAAGAAAG AAAAAGCTGCGACGAAGAAAGCTGCCAAGGAGGAGAAAGTTAAAG CAGAGCCTTCTGTATCAGACAGCCTTCTCATGGAGG